The Pseudodesulfovibrio sediminis genome includes the window GAATACAGCTGTCTTTCGTAAGTTGGTCAACTCGAATCTATTGACGGCAATCAAGGATCATGACCTTGACTCTGTCGTCGAAATACTTAAAGAATCTTTGCCCGAACCGTTGCACGACAACATCCCGGAGTTACTTGATGGGCTCGTTTGAATCATTACATATCTGCATTATCGTACTCTATGCTCTTGGCACCCTGTTGTTTCTGACCGGTATTTCTTCCGGAAACGACAAGCTTAAGCGCATCGCCACATGGTTTGCTGTACTCGGTTTTGCTTTGAATACAGTAGACTTGGGGCTCATGGTCAACAGTGACCCCTCAGTGCTGTATGGTGGTACTTTTTATTTCAATATTCTGGCCTGGTCAGTGGTGGCCTTCTACTTCTTCCTTTGGTGGAAGCTCCGCCTTGAATTTCTGGCCATAACCGCCCTGCCCTTGGCAGCCCTTCTTTTTGTCGGCTCGATGGCCTTTGGCGGTATCAAGGTCTTCATGCCGCCGCATTTGACGCTTTTGTTCTTCGGCTTGCATATAGGAACCCTTGTCTTGACACTTGGTGCCCTGATGATGGCCTTTGGGGCCGCTCTGGCATTCATTTATTACAACCGCCAGCTCAAGACCAAGGCCGGCCTGACCTCAATGGGACAAGGAGTACCTTCTCTCAACAAATTTGACACGGTTAATCATTGGACCGTAACTCTCGGGTTTCCCTTGTACACATTGGGGCTTTTTTCCACCTTTTTCTGGTACTGGGTGGCTCCTGACAAGAAATTCGCATGGGATATCATGAAGATAGGCTCATTAGCAGTCTGGTTCCTCTACGCCTTTCTTTTTCACCAACGCATCGTATTGGGGTGGCGCGGACGTAAACCCGCCATCCTGACAATCTGGGTCTTTGCCGGTATGTGCATCTCCCTTATTCATCACACAATTACTTTCAGGGCGATGCCATGAACAATAGAAAAATCATACTTATTGGATTGAACCATCGTACCGCAGGTGTGGACGTACGTGAAAAATTCGCTCTGACTGACGTGGAGAACTTTGAACAGGGGCTCATGGGCAACTGTCCAGTGCATGAATGTATGGCGCTCTCCACCTGTAACAGGGTGGAGATTGTGGCTGTTGGCAAAGGTGTCCCGGAAAGAGAAGTTATGGATTCGCTCATCCAGTACTGGGCAGGAGTCTGTAAGGCCTCTCCGGAGCTGTTGATGGAAAATATCTATCAATATTCTGACCTTGAAGCCGTACAGCACATCTTTACCGTGGCCAGCAGCCTGGATTCCATGGTCATGGGAGAGCCGCAGATTCTCGGCCAGCTCAAGGATGCCTACCGTGTCGCGGTCGAACGCGGTGCAGCCAAAACCATCGTCAATCGTCTGCTGCACAAGTCGTTTTCAGTGGCCAAACGCATTCGTACAGAGACCGCCATTGCTTCCAGCGCTGTTTCAATCAGTTATGCGGCCGTGGAGTTGGCGCGCAAGATTTTCGGCGACCTTGAGGGCACCAAGGCCATGCTGGTCGGTGCTGGTGAAATGGCAGAATTGGCCGCAACCCACCTGATGCGTAATGGTGTGCAGGATATCATCATTGCCAATAGAACACTCTCTCGGGCCAAGGAGCTGGCTGATAATCTTGGTGGTGAGCCTATCCAGATCGAGTCAATGCCTGATCGACTGCATGAAGTGGATATCGTCATCAGTTCCACAGGCTCACCGGTGGCGGTCATCAAGGCCAAGGATGTCAAATCTATCCTCAAGCGGCGCAAAAACAAACCCATGTTTTTTATCGACATCGCAGTGCCACGAGATATCGACCCCAACATCAACAACCTGGACAACGTATATCTATACGATATCGACGATCTCAAAGAGGTGGTCGACGAAAACATGGCCCAGCGCCAGGAAGAGGCATCCAAGGCGCATGCCGTTGTCGAACTGGAGACCGAAATTTTTGGCAACTGGTTGAACTCATTGAGTCTGCAACCTACCATTGTGGACATGGTGGACAAAACCGAAGAAGTTGCTCTTCGGGAATTGAACAAGACGTTGAAAAAAATTGGCCCAGTGGACAACAAGACGCTCAAGGCTCTTGAAACACTGGTCCTTTCCATCGGGCGTAAATCCCTGCATGAGCCTATCTGTTTCCTGAAACGACGTACTCAGGAAGAAGGTTCGGCCGAACGGTTTATCGATCTGGCACGTCGCATGTTCAATCTGGATGACGAGGTCGTTCCGCCTACGGCGCACCTCAACAGGAAATCGCAGACATGCGCACCCGAAGATATTGAACAACTCATTGAAGTATCGAAAAAGGAACAATAATGCGGAGCTATCTGATAGAAGATCTCGTTGAAGACGATTACAAGAAGGTAATGAAATCCTTTGATGAACTTGGATTTCGTGGTCCTATTGATGATATTTATTACCTTCCCATGCCAGAGGAACTTCTTCAACGTGAACAGCAAGAGCATATGGATGAATGTGGTCCGTACTTCATGGCGCTGGAATGTATCGCCGGTACAGAAGAAAGCTCTTTGAAGCTGGAGCTTCTGGTACGTGGCCGCAACAGAATGCGGTGCTCCTGTGTCACCTACGCGACTTCTGAGCAACGCAAGCACATGATTGAGTACCTCGATCAGTTCATCGAGGAGCTTGAAATCTCTGTCTAGTATGACGAGTTCAAAAGATACCCCTCTGCAATCATTGCAGGATTTGCTCCCCAAGTGGGCGCATTTCTGTTTGTATACCGAAAAATTCATTACGCACGAATTGAATGTCGATCTGAAAGAGAAAAAGATCGTCATCGGTGTCTCGGGCGGCGTGGATTCCACCGCCCTGCTGCTTGTCCTGCACTACTTGTCTCCCAGGCTGGGCTGCCACGTCATCGCCGCTCACCTTAACCATACTCTTCGCGATGAAGCCGACGATGATGCTCGCTGGGTGCAGGAATTGTGTGCTTCATTGAACATCAAGTGTCTTGTCAATTCTCAGGACATCAGAGCGTTGGCCAAAGTAATGGGAACTGGTCTGGAAGAAGCGGGCCGTTCTGCACGCTATTCTTTTTTTAACGAGGTCCTGCAATCCCACTCGGCGCAGTATATTGCTTTGGGACATCATCTGGACGACCTGAGCGAAGATGTCCTTATGCGCTTCATCCGGGGAACCGGCTGGCCCGGTTTATCCGGCATGTCCGGGTATGATCCAGACCGCAATCTCATTCGTCCTTTTCTCATGCTTCCCAAATCCACATTAAAGGCGTTTGTGACGCATGTGGGTGTGCTGTGGCGCGAAGACGCTACCAATGCGGAGTCCGATATGACTCGCAACCGTGTGCGTAATGAAATTCTCCCCCTGCTCCTCAAGGAGAACCCCAATTTCAGGGATTCCGTTGGGCGGCTTTGGAAA containing:
- a CDS encoding cytochrome C assembly family protein, translated to MGSFESLHICIIVLYALGTLLFLTGISSGNDKLKRIATWFAVLGFALNTVDLGLMVNSDPSVLYGGTFYFNILAWSVVAFYFFLWWKLRLEFLAITALPLAALLFVGSMAFGGIKVFMPPHLTLLFFGLHIGTLVLTLGALMMAFGAALAFIYYNRQLKTKAGLTSMGQGVPSLNKFDTVNHWTVTLGFPLYTLGLFSTFFWYWVAPDKKFAWDIMKIGSLAVWFLYAFLFHQRIVLGWRGRKPAILTIWVFAGMCISLIHHTITFRAMP
- the hemA gene encoding glutamyl-tRNA reductase, which codes for MNNRKIILIGLNHRTAGVDVREKFALTDVENFEQGLMGNCPVHECMALSTCNRVEIVAVGKGVPEREVMDSLIQYWAGVCKASPELLMENIYQYSDLEAVQHIFTVASSLDSMVMGEPQILGQLKDAYRVAVERGAAKTIVNRLLHKSFSVAKRIRTETAIASSAVSISYAAVELARKIFGDLEGTKAMLVGAGEMAELAATHLMRNGVQDIIIANRTLSRAKELADNLGGEPIQIESMPDRLHEVDIVISSTGSPVAVIKAKDVKSILKRRKNKPMFFIDIAVPRDIDPNINNLDNVYLYDIDDLKEVVDENMAQRQEEASKAHAVVELETEIFGNWLNSLSLQPTIVDMVDKTEEVALRELNKTLKKIGPVDNKTLKALETLVLSIGRKSLHEPICFLKRRTQEEGSAERFIDLARRMFNLDDEVVPPTAHLNRKSQTCAPEDIEQLIEVSKKEQ
- the tilS gene encoding tRNA lysidine(34) synthetase TilS — translated: MTSSKDTPLQSLQDLLPKWAHFCLYTEKFITHELNVDLKEKKIVIGVSGGVDSTALLLVLHYLSPRLGCHVIAAHLNHTLRDEADDDARWVQELCASLNIKCLVNSQDIRALAKVMGTGLEEAGRSARYSFFNEVLQSHSAQYIALGHHLDDLSEDVLMRFIRGTGWPGLSGMSGYDPDRNLIRPFLMLPKSTLKAFVTHVGVLWREDATNAESDMTRNRVRNEILPLLLKENPNFRDSVGRLWKIGRIESDYWEKMTQDASDTLSADLLDASHKAARLRLYKACLDRLGPGQALAHTLFNLDEAWQEKRVGAVLQFPGEKTATITASGMVFATTH